From Desulfuromonas sp., one genomic window encodes:
- a CDS encoding two-component system response regulator: MAKKIMTVDDSPTIRMALSASLIDGGYEVVEATDGADAIRKLASEDVEMMITDLNMPHMDGIELIRKVRGDGKNRFLPIIMLTTESENEKKKEGRLAGASGWVVKPFTPSQLLAVVKVVCPA, translated from the coding sequence ATGGCAAAAAAAATAATGACAGTTGATGACTCCCCGACGATCAGGATGGCGCTCAGTGCGTCGCTGATTGATGGCGGATATGAAGTAGTGGAGGCAACGGATGGCGCGGATGCCATACGAAAACTTGCATCAGAGGATGTTGAGATGATGATAACCGATCTGAACATGCCGCACATGGATGGCATTGAGTTGATACGGAAAGTCAGAGGTGATGGCAAAAACAGGTTTCTGCCGATTATCATGCTGACAACCGAATCAGAAAATGAAAAGAAAAAAGAGGGGCGGTTGGCCGGAGCATCGGGGTGGGTTGTCAAGCCGTTTACTCCCAGCCAGTTGTTGGCCGTTGTCAAGGTTGTCTGTCCGGCCTGA